In the genome of Thunnus thynnus chromosome 6, fThuThy2.1, whole genome shotgun sequence, the window AAAGTGCACACAAATCAAATTACAGGAAAGAACGGGCTGTTTTGTTCCTTATTCTTCTGCGTTTGCTTTGACTTGCGTGATTCCTCATTAGCCTTTAGAAGCAACATCTCGTGTCAGCCTTGCAAAGAAAAGGGCATTTCAAAGCCACCCAGTCCCCTTGAGTTTCAGTGATGGTTTCACCCTGCAGAGAACAAAAGCTCTGTCAGCAGGACAACTGCTTTCTGATGCCTAAAGGGCGAAATGGCCAGGAAACAGGAAAGTGACTGGAAAAAAATGCAAGTTTGGACGCTCACTGTTTGtaactgtgacaaaaacaaaccttgAATCTCAAGTAGCCGAACACACacggaggagaaaaaaaaaaaaaaaaaagctttatctAACTTGTGTCAAGTCACAACAGCAGGCATGTTCAGAGAGGAAACATTGTACTTTGAAATCATTCGGACTCAGTTTTTACATCTCTTATAAAGCCATAATCACGCACTATTTAGAATCCTTGCAGCAGTTTTGATGCATCTACTCGCAGAAGGCCGCCTGATTGTTTACACTGAAGAGTTCGGGGACAGAGGTTGTTGTCCTAGATAGATTTAGCCTGTCTTTTGTTAGAGGTCTGTCTAAGGGCAGGCCAGTCACATGGTAACAGTGTAATCCTGTCTCACATGCAGACGCTGTTTGTATCTCTGCAGAGCCGGCCATGTTCTCTTCCACTGGCAACCTTGTGACTCACCTCAGGTGGAACattatacacaaacaaacaagatagaGGCATGAAGGAAGACATGCACACTCAGATAtgtatcagaaaaataaaaccactaTCTCCCCTGCAGCATGTTGCTCCTGCACACATAAGGGCCAGATATATTCACCCGGTTTGTCAGAGAGCCCGATGTCTTTGACAAAGCTGACTAATAGGACCACTGCTCGCTTGCTTGTCTCTGCCCCGGCTGCTAATACTTCAAGGGAGCATGTAAGGCTTAATCCCATATTACCGTGGCTATGTTAAGTGTAAGCATCTGACTGTCACACACTTCCAAGAGGAGCCTCCATGCTGAGCAGGGAGATAAACAGAATTCCTGCTTGATAAGCTTGAGCTGCAATCAGTGTTGTCATGAAACTTTATAGGCATCCTCAGCCTGGTATTTGCATGGCATGTCAGTGGAAAAATGGGGGAAAGTGACTAGCTGCTGAAGTGCTCTCATTTCAAGACAATCCTATAAAGAGATCGTCTTGGCGGCAACCTTTAGTTCAATTTAGTGCGTGCGTAGTCTTTACTGTGCCATTTCTTACATAATGGCTGGCTGGGACTATACAACCCTGGTGTGAGTCCTAAGTCTGTCTAATGAAATTTAAACAGACTTCCTGCTATGCCAGACTATGACTGAAACTGCAGCATACGGACAAAAATAATGCTTACATACATGTTATGTGCGTGTAAATTTCacacaatgttgtttttttctgtgtgtgggaATATAAAAGTTGGGTATCTGAGAAGTATAGGAGACAGAGTCAGGGAGTGGAAGAGAGAGCCAAAGCTTTTCAGGTCGGTCTCTGGCTAAGTACGGGCTTACCACTCTCTCTCCCAGGTGGTAATCCCTAACTAATAGCAAATTAGGATATTGgcagtgacagcagcagtgagtaTGTCTTCCTATACTTGAGGACAAGGTCGCAAATGTGCAGGTCCatcacagaaaacaacacagttaTGGCTATAACACCTTTAAGACAGATGTTGAACTAGATCTTGTAGTGAAGAGATCGCAAACGATGTGGTAGAATTACTCTATAAGATCCAGGAAAAATACTAGTATTAGTATTCAAAATCTGATTAATTGTATGTCATTGTTATGTCACTGTATTGTCATTACTGACTCAtgaatgtgtaagcagcattgtAATGTTGCAGCTGGCAAGGTTGAGGTGATTTAAACTACTTTATAGTATACTCTTGTATAGTTTAACCTACAGCAGTGCATTGTATCAAAGGTTTTGTAGGTAAAATCGTGATTTGCAAAGCAGTGGTGAAATGTAACTAAgtactcaagtattgtacttaaaggatagtttcacaatttttcaagtctgtcttaaagcaagagtcaggtgcccaaaggcacattgaaacaggttttgctcactgtaatcattcctcctgatccacccaaaatgtgtttataatgtcagtgatggaggacaaaatccacagtccttgttttgagaaaaaaaatgtctttaagagtttatctgaaaaaaaaatataataatatttccaGCTGTCACAgtttgtcaaataaagtggatatcttccacagttacagtctttttagtaaaaatgttCCTCTTTGTGTCACAGTGGAcaatgttttcctgttcagattctaacaaaaagaggaaatttggcAATGAAatgacagtaactttgaaagatactgatttggagaaatgattacagcaaaaaaaaaaagtgtcaatgttcatttggcaACCTGATTTGAAaccagacttgaaaaattgtgaaactatcctttaaCCCTGAcatactgttcaggtcaaatgtgacccatttttacatttgagtgcagtaaaaacacacacaaaaaaacacttaagagactaattatgaggggATACTGTGAAGAGTTAGAATATTAACAGTATGTAAGgattaagtaaaattttgagtatttctattctgtgctactttatacttcttcTCAATTACATCTGAGaggaaaatgtacttttaactccactaaatttatttgacagctatggTTACTTTGCAGATCAACACTTTATACACAAAGTAAATGATCATTACACACAATATTATGCATTGTTCAGACATTAATACACCTCCTACAATTATATATAATAGTATAACACTCACAGGGGGTCATTTTTCTGCATTATaagtactttttctttttatactttaagtacattttgatgatgatgtgtatgtacttttacttaagatcCTGAATACAAGTTGCAATGGAGTACTCGTACGTTGTTGCTACTTTTGATACTCCTGCGACCACTGctgcaaagtaactagtaactatagATTTCAAAgaaatgtggtggagtaaaaagtacaatatttccttctgaaatgtagtgaatattaagtataaaatagcataaaatcgaaatactcaagtacaaaaAACAGAGTAACCACACACATCTTACTCCTGTCATCAGCTTTATATCTGACCACCTGCGGCTGTCTCCATCTGCTCCAAATGTAATGAATCCTACATGTGAGCCACATATAGAAGGACGGTTGAGATGAACACGTTTCTTCCtggagagacaggcagacagatggTATGACACAGCCCTGCATGCTCTATACACGtcatccaaataacacctgaaATTATATTTGATAATGAAACAGCAGAACCTGAATGTAAGAAATTAGCAGGAAAAGGTGAACATGGTGGacctgaaaagaaaagaaactctaTCTGATTCTTATCATGTTGTTATTGTGAACCAAACCTCCTGTGGTTGAGCTTTATTGTCAGAGAGATTCGTGTTTATTACACTGCACTAACACCTTggtagaaaattaaaaaaaggaactgGTAGGAGATTAAAGGAACAGGAACAAAACAgagctgtttctctgtttgtctggtGGTTTTCCACCCTTGCAGATTTCTGTACGAGGAGACAGATGTCACCATGAAGTCAAAGTGAGTCACGCAGAGGCATGAGTCAAGAGCCAAGCCAAGAGATTTTACCCTTTGCTGCCCTCTTCAAGATTTCTTTTAGTTTTGtctgcacaaacacatggaAATTGTCagtgcaaaaaaatgtttttttaggaCTGTGCTGGAATAATAACAGACATGTGAGTCATAATTTGGCctgagaataaaatgaaaaaaaaaaacagttttattacaAGTCAGTGTCTTCTGTAAAGAAGGTTGCAAATGATATGAAAGGAAAATGATTGTATTAATCATGATTAAAAGCGTCTGGTGTGTGCCACGTTAAAATGGATAGACATATATAGGTTTGATTATTGACTATTAGAAAAATCAATTCATGCTGGCTGAAGATGACaattaacatgtaaaacaaTGACTGACAGTGATGTTAAACCTTAGACTGTTTGATTAATTGCTTTACTGGCTGTAAAGAATATTTTTACTCTACTTTTCCAAGAAATAAACTGATCACCTTCTTCAATTGTGACTAAACTGACAACCAAAGGTTTGTGCAATCAAGGTGATGGGAAAAAAGAAGTGTcaacagacattttaaagtcAGATATAACTGAAAATATCTCACTTTCAATCGAATTTAAACTCAGTTTTCAGGACTCACTCTATGTGGTTCTGATGTGGGGCCAGTGTCGAGGTGTCGAGGAGTTGAATGGGAACTAGCTGAGGCACCACAGAGAGGCTGGTTTGACTTGTAAACACAGTCTCCATGGAAATTGaataaaatgaccaaaaatataAGTTCCTCCTGTACACTGCATAAATATCTGTTTGTCCTAGCAGTGCAAAGTAGATCTGAAACCCAATAAACTTGACTttcccacccaaaaccacaacGAGTTGCTTAGCAACAGccataaaacatttgtaaaagaaGCTTGCTGGGGTAATAACTAATTGTGTTGTCTATTCTTGTCTTTTTCAGCATGTTAAGCCCTCAAGACTCTGGGCTGGAAGCCAAAGGTTTTGTTTTCTAATGGATGGTCTTAGTTTTTCGGTTGAACTGCACTTTAATGTGTTCTAACAGCAGCTTCGCTCCACAGTGTAGGCCTACACCCTGTTGGGATTTGAACTTACCCCACTGTCCTGAACCTCAGGGCTCCATTAAGGTGACACACAGCTTTGTCTTCACCTAGAAGACTCTTTGAAATGAGAGTGATGGAGCCCACAGGGACGCCAATTATAAACTATAgtacactgacactgacacacacacacatacacccatcTAGATCACTGCTAACATGTTAACAGTAGCTCACTATTTACTGCCCCTCTTTATACCTTTGTGAACTTGTGATGAATGGCTGATTTGAAAAACGCACAGCAGTCAAACAGCCCCATTCAGGAAATGTTCCCATGAGTTCAGAGGCCTTGATGAAGGAATTATTTGTTTGCATCTCCAAGGAACAGCAGTCTGTGACAGCGACAATAAGCTGAGAAATGGCGCCATCCTCAGGTGTCTTCCTAAACTACTGACTGTATTTGCAATCGTTTTcatagaataataaaaacaaatggaaggaaaactttttatttttccactttaTTCCACTGGTTAAACTCTGAATATTATGCTAAAAATTTTCCCACAGCTGTAAGACTTTCAGATGATGGAAAGTAAAATATAACTTTGCGAAATAAAGCTGTTACATTTATGAACCCATGACAACATACGTCCTAATCCATGAGATATGTTGAATGAGGACAACACTACTCATGCTTGTCATACTATGCTTTTAATAACCAAAACAAGAGCAGTTATTTATCCATTTTTCATAGCAGCAGGGTGAGAAATGAATGACATCACCATATTTCCCTGTGTTAATGGTGGATTTAACATGCTAATAGCTTGGTAACAGCTTTATTTTCTTGTGCATACGTGGGGGAAGAGAGGTGTGCTGTCATACAGGGAAGCATGAAACAGATTTATCACTTTAGGGTTAAACAAGCAATGTGCTCAAGGGGGAGTAAGTGTAAGTAACCATGCTGGAGGAATGTCACAGGTCTAACAAGGTGTTAAGGTGAACTACAGCCACCAAatccaatcaaatcaaaaataaaaactgcaggCAATTTATCATAAAATTGCATTCTATGTGGCCTAAATTAAGAGTTATCAGCTAAAAATATCTTCtggatgaaatgaaaataaatgtcttttttttgcgAGTCAGTACATAACAAGGACTCATTTGGCTTTCATttagcataaaaataaaatttcatgGAGTTGGATATGAGGGCTGATGCTATAACAGTCTGGGGCCAAACTACAACTTAAAAGAGCTCAATAAGCAGCTGGTCTACATTCTAGTAGCtacaaattatgaaaaaataaattcacGTGCAATACAAGCGTAATCTGTTGTAAATGTATAATCAACAGATTCCTTGATCATCTGCACCATCTTGCAGAACCTTTACAACTTATTCACGTGATACTTGATACTCAAGATCTTGTTTTGAGGTTCAGTCTGTCAGACAAAGACACTTTCAAACAGCAAACATTAACAGATGTCTCTGAATATGCCCTGCAAACTCAGTACCAGCGCCttctgaaaatatatattctgtacaatatactgtaaataaaataaactttcaaacatacagaagcatatgtttttctttttcttctcactACAGATACGTCCCCAAACTCCACAACCTGCCGACCCCTCAACAGTCAATATTAATGCTTGACAGCAGCTCCTCCAAGGCAGCCAGTTTCTGATTGGCCTCCTCGATGGCGCTGTAAGTCTGGACGTTGCTGGCGATGTGGTAGCGGATGTCGTCAACCAGGGGGACAGAATCGGTCTCGTGTCTGTCCTCCAGTGACGAGGCGTCTTCTTTGATGATCTCGGCAAACTCGGCCTGCTCCACCAGCTGTGACAGACAGGTACGACAGGTGTGAATTTCTCCTGGGGAACTGAGTGTGGCTGACCAGAACATCCAGAACATCCACTTAATCTCACAGCTGTTATACTGTGAAAAATGGGATCTGGCTCATGTAGCTCCCAAATCAAAAGCTTAAAATATGGCCTCATATTCTTAACTTTACTGTGACCTTTGGCATAATGCAGATAATATGTAGACcaataatgacagtaaaacaTTTACCAAAAACTAAAGTCCTTGTGACTTCTTTTGATCTTAATTTcctattttgtgtctttttactATTTTTCGGCTTGctctttatactactttttgtACATCACTTTGAAATTCTGGTTCATGGTTAATCttctacataaataaactttgtattatttaaatattactttatagttttttattatttttattactagTGCATGTATAGTATTCTTTCTTCTAAGAGTTATACACATCTAAGAACTAGTTCACTTACTATTAGGAAGAGTTCACATAGCAACCAACAAACACAGTATGTGTTTTTTAGAAGCTAGAGCCCTTTAAttccattaaaggaatagtccTACATTTTTGGGGGAACAATGTGTATTGctttttcttgctgagagttggatgagaagattgataccactctaaCATACAGTGTGTCTGCTACatatgaagctaaagccagaagacagttagcttagcttagcataaagactggaaacagggagaaactgctagcatggctctgtccaaagataacaaaatatgtctaccagcacctctaaagctcactaattcacacgttatatcttgttttttttaatctgtgcaaaaactgaaatgttaaCAGAAGGTTGTGATGTTTACATGCTGGAACCATTCTTTGCTAGTTGCAGTGACTTTGACCCCTGCttccagtatttatgctaagctaagctaatcacctgctggctttagcttcatatttggCAACCAGACACAAGAATGGCATCCCATTCAACTCTGTGAGAAAGCAATTTGCTGTATTTTCCAAATTGTCCAACAACTCCTGCAACAAAGGAGTTAACTTCAATTGATTTATGTACTTCACTGACACCACCTGTGGTCTTAACATCTATAACTGTACATACACAGTACAGTGAGCATGTACTTGACATTTTGTGTGCACTTCAGCCACCAACTGCAAGATGCCAGACAGTTTCTTGCTACCCAGCCAgtgtcaacacacacacccacccgcTCTATGATCTTGGCCATGAACTCCGCACAGTGATCCTCCAGCCTAGAGAGACGGAAAAGCTTGGCCGTCTTCCACATGTGCAGAACATTGTCCTCACATATAGCCTTAGCGAGTGTCTTCCCACACAGACGCTTCAGCCCCGGCAGCAGGTACATGTCAGCCACGCACAGGACGTCAAACACGTTCTCCATTGTAAGCTGGACATAAAGGAGAACCAGTCAGTTGTCAGATAATGATGATGAGCATTCAAAAGCATTACTTTTGTTGTTTAAGGGGTTTTATGCACTCTGTAAAGGTGTAAATACTATTTGGAATATAGCAGAAAGAGCTGTTAGTCAAGTAATTATGATTATAAACTTATTTTAGGGTTATATAAAAGAATCAACAATTCAACTTTTTTACAGGCTCTTTCCTCTCAGTAGGAAACTAGTTTATCAGCCACAAATTGATGCATAAATGTGAACCTCTGCTGGTAGACTGATAAGCcattttttctaattttcatGCAACAATGACAAAGTTGCATTCCTGATAGACAATGAGCAAAAATCGAAAAAATCACTTCAAACTACAGTTAGATTGCAGTGAAACCTCTGTGTCATCACTGTAGATGTAATACATGACGTGGATGAAGATTTCATGGGAGATGTTGTGCAGAGTGATCACTGGGGTGCTGGGCTGGGACTGTAGCTGCTCTCCCTCACTGAAGTGGTCCTGCAGTAAGGCTTTAAAGTAATCACTGCGCCCACAGAAGAACacctgaggacacacacacataaccagaCATGCAGACAATGCAACTCCAGCACTTGTAGTAACAGGATCTGGACAGGGTGTGGGGATCTGTAGTGAGCCTGAGGAATGTTTTAAGACCTTTGTAGTTTGTACCTTATGACACAAGAAATTGTAACCATCGACTCTGAAGCAGACATCAGGATAAGTGGGTAAATGGTCGACTCTGTTAAAGGGAAGTTCTCCAAATCCAACCTGGGGGGAAAACAGCAGAGggacccaaaaaaaaaacatgctcatTGAAACTGTAGCAGGAGCTATAGTAAGTGTTCgtttaaattatgttttctgcTATTATGTCCTTACTCTTAGTTCAGTGGGCAGTGCGCAGTCTGCTAACTGAGCCATCTCTTCCTGGAGTCGACAGCTGTGAGGCTCCAGGCTGAGAACTTTCACACAGATCCCTGGCTTGTTGGATACTTCAgtgtgaagaaagaaagaaagaaaaaagaaacagacagtgaaaaaaaagtcaatccAAGCTCccaaaaaagtttttagaaaCTACAATTGAAAAAAGACAATGGAGACCAATTAGTGAAGAAAATTAGTTTTGGTATGTGTTTATTAATCGTAATTACTATCTTACCAAATTCATACACCTGCTTGCATTTATTCTCCAGCTCCTCTATGAGATCTGCCATTTTGCACTGTTTAGCAAGTCGTCTGCACTCCTCTACAAGGCTTACATCAATATCCATACGTCCTGTAACATCAAGGagaaaaatggataaaaacaaTTGGGCACTGTTGTTTGTATGTTATGGAAAAATATTATATGACTGTATTCAGCTGTTTTATATAGTTCTTAAAAGGttaccttgatttttttttgtctgtacatatttttcacacactgtaaaagCTGATTAATATGTTTAACTGGGTTGCTAACATTCCTCATTCAAGGTACCTTGTTGTGATTTCTTATAAACAATTTTATAAACAAGAAACAattgtatgtttatattttatgtttacataatggtgtttctcaccaaaaacACTGCGTGTATCCTTGAGGCTTGAGAAATATgatgaatgcatttccttcctcatttttgaatatttcatattgtTCATTGTTTACATCAAAGTTTGTTCAAgtttcttcactgcctttgcaGTTTTTCATTGCAAATCACAAAGAAATcaggaaaaatataaaatgcacTGCAGATACAAGATGAGGAGTTACACAATTATGTTATCATatcatgtatatttttattttttgattggGTTTCTAATT includes:
- the abtb1 gene encoding ankyrin repeat and BTB/POZ domain-containing protein 1 isoform X1; this encodes MDVYDLFSSCRKGDICRVRYLVEQRDVDLNVRDKWDSTPLYYACLCGHEELVRYLLASGAKCEANTFDGERCVYGSLNDSVRRLLKDYKCISVRAMQRDDFNYFLHMLLEQGQHSDVKFLVHGQTFSAHRCVLSAHSEYFTEMFESKWRGKNLITLKHPLINPAAFGAILQYIYTGRMDIDVSLVEECRRLAKQCKMADLIEELENKCKQVYEFVSNKPGICVKVLSLEPHSCRLQEEMAQLADCALPTELRVGFGELPFNRVDHLPTYPDVCFRVDGYNFLCHKVFFCGRSDYFKALLQDHFSEGEQLQSQPSTPVITLHNISHEIFIHVMYYIYSDDTELTMENVFDVLCVADMYLLPGLKRLCGKTLAKAICEDNVLHMWKTAKLFRLSRLEDHCAEFMAKIIERLVEQAEFAEIIKEDASSLEDRHETDSVPLVDDIRYHIASNVQTYSAIEEANQKLAALEELLSSINIDC
- the abtb1 gene encoding ankyrin repeat and BTB/POZ domain-containing protein 1 isoform X2; translation: MQRDDFNYFLHMLLEQGQHSDVKFLVHGQTFSAHRCVLSAHSEYFTEMFESKWRGKNLITLKHPLINPAAFGAILQYIYTGRMDIDVSLVEECRRLAKQCKMADLIEELENKCKQVYEFVSNKPGICVKVLSLEPHSCRLQEEMAQLADCALPTELRVGFGELPFNRVDHLPTYPDVCFRVDGYNFLCHKVFFCGRSDYFKALLQDHFSEGEQLQSQPSTPVITLHNISHEIFIHVMYYIYSDDTELTMENVFDVLCVADMYLLPGLKRLCGKTLAKAICEDNVLHMWKTAKLFRLSRLEDHCAEFMAKIIERLVEQAEFAEIIKEDASSLEDRHETDSVPLVDDIRYHIASNVQTYSAIEEANQKLAALEELLSSINIDC